One Janthinobacterium sp. TB1-E2 genomic region harbors:
- a CDS encoding Crp/Fnr family transcriptional regulator: MISITGAQQNELLRALSRADLERLFCQLELVALPAGKHLFDCGGKIEYTYFPTNAIVSLLYVMEDGATTEIAVVGREGVAGVVLYEAERATCTAIVQTAGYGYRLKTAFLREVFNEGGALAQLLMRYTSAMFAQMAQNVVGGRHCSIEQKLCRWLLDRLDRSLSNELKVTQDTMANMLGVRRESITVTARKLQDEGLIQYRRGTVEVLDREGLEAAAGNCYKAARAGFEQFRSGISAHN; this comes from the coding sequence ATGATCAGCATCACGGGTGCGCAACAGAACGAATTGCTGCGCGCCTTGTCGCGCGCCGATCTGGAGCGCCTGTTTTGCCAATTGGAATTGGTCGCTTTGCCTGCCGGCAAGCACCTGTTCGATTGCGGCGGCAAGATTGAATACACGTACTTCCCCACCAACGCCATCGTTTCCCTGCTGTATGTGATGGAAGACGGCGCCACCACCGAGATCGCCGTCGTCGGCCGCGAAGGTGTGGCTGGCGTGGTGCTGTACGAAGCCGAGCGCGCCACCTGCACCGCCATCGTGCAAACGGCCGGCTACGGCTACCGCCTGAAAACGGCCTTCCTGCGCGAAGTGTTCAATGAAGGCGGCGCCCTGGCGCAATTGCTGATGCGCTACACCAGCGCCATGTTTGCGCAAATGGCGCAGAACGTGGTGGGGGGCCGCCATTGCAGCATCGAACAAAAACTGTGCCGCTGGCTGCTGGACCGCCTCGACCGTTCCCTGTCGAACGAGCTGAAGGTGACGCAAGACACCATGGCCAACATGCTGGGCGTGCGCCGCGAAAGCATCACCGTCACGGCCCGCAAGCTGCAGGACGAAGGCCTGATCCAGTACCGCCGCGGCACGGTCGAAGTACTCGACCGCGAAGGCCTGGAAGCGGCCGCCGGCAATTGCTACAAGGCAGCCCGCGCCGGTTTCGAACAATTCCGCAGCGGCATCAGCGCACACAATTAA
- a CDS encoding glutathione S-transferase N-terminal domain-containing protein — translation MKLIGMLDSPYVRRVAICLQLQSINYEHLPLSVFRNMDAVREINPVIKVPTLVLDDGQVLMDSTLILHYLSLLRPATSVPELADSVRALRLTGLALAAYEKAVQIVYERKLRPLDKQHAPWLERVSMQLHAAWNLLEQECARLPLPGETGTIDQVGVTIAVGWSFAQLETPDIVKPADYPAIHAYTRSAETLPSFLATPPV, via the coding sequence ATGAAACTGATCGGCATGCTCGACTCGCCCTATGTGCGCAGGGTCGCCATCTGTTTGCAACTGCAGAGCATTAACTACGAGCACTTGCCGCTGTCCGTGTTCCGCAACATGGATGCCGTGCGTGAGATCAACCCCGTCATCAAGGTGCCGACCCTGGTCCTGGACGACGGGCAAGTGCTGATGGATTCCACCTTGATCCTGCACTATCTGTCGCTGCTGCGCCCCGCCACTTCCGTCCCTGAACTCGCCGACAGCGTGCGCGCACTGCGCCTGACAGGCTTGGCGCTGGCCGCCTATGAAAAGGCCGTGCAAATCGTCTACGAACGCAAGTTGCGCCCGCTCGACAAGCAGCACGCGCCATGGCTGGAACGGGTCAGCATGCAACTGCACGCCGCGTGGAACCTGCTGGAACAGGAATGCGCGCGCCTGCCTCTGCCTGGCGAGACGGGCACCATCGACCAGGTGGGCGTGACCATCGCCGTCGGCTGGAGCTTCGCCCAGCTGGAAACGCCCGATATCGTCAAACCGGCCGACTACCCGGCCATCCACGCCTATACGCGCTCGGCGGAAACCCTGCCCTCCTTCCTGGCCACGCCGCCAGTCTGA
- a CDS encoding DUF4265 domain-containing protein: MEDINCEGLPHIRVLAGENTDGPVYETLPARQIDEHVYELLASPGLTLNLARGDIVSIADPLAPAEVLKRGGNFCIQIYADDVSQEAVDQLERDVQSQLGGTMDGQYKGNLTFSVPGHHGIYSINGPFDAFREATGVEWYFANIYVNLDDDDDETLLNWWVDM; encoded by the coding sequence ATGGAAGACATCAATTGCGAAGGCTTGCCGCACATCCGCGTACTGGCAGGCGAAAACACCGACGGCCCCGTGTATGAGACCCTGCCGGCGCGCCAGATCGACGAGCACGTCTACGAACTGCTGGCCTCGCCCGGCCTGACCCTGAACCTGGCGCGCGGCGACATCGTCAGCATCGCCGACCCGCTCGCCCCCGCCGAAGTATTAAAACGCGGCGGCAACTTCTGCATCCAGATCTATGCCGACGACGTGTCGCAAGAGGCAGTGGACCAGCTCGAACGCGACGTGCAAAGCCAGCTCGGCGGCACCATGGACGGCCAGTACAAGGGCAACCTCACCTTCAGCGTGCCGGGACACCACGGCATCTACAGCATCAACGGTCCCTTCGACGCCTTCCGCGAAGCGACGGGCGTGGAGTGGTACTTCGCCAATATCTACGTCAACCTCGATGACGACGATGATGAAACCTTGCTCAACTGGTGGGTGGATATGTAA
- a CDS encoding BPSL0067 family protein produces MRRIALAHIKIPARILRTLSLPSTTERNAMPYIARADYAKQKEIVGNGECVTLARHLTGARASSLWSEGDKVPDLLEKGGIAKGTLIATFVNGRYQNLRQGNHAALFIRQVPGGIEIFDQWRNHKPSARVIHFGRSAAGASNRPELYSVVE; encoded by the coding sequence ATGCGTCGTATTGCCCTGGCGCACATCAAGATACCGGCCCGCATCTTGCGTACGCTCTCTCTACCGTCAACCACAGAGAGAAACGCTATGCCCTACATTGCGCGTGCCGACTATGCAAAGCAAAAAGAGATCGTAGGAAATGGCGAATGCGTCACCCTCGCCAGGCACCTCACTGGCGCCCGTGCCTCATCGCTTTGGAGCGAAGGAGACAAAGTGCCGGACCTGTTGGAAAAAGGTGGCATCGCGAAAGGCACGCTGATTGCCACCTTCGTCAATGGCCGCTATCAGAATTTGCGGCAGGGTAACCATGCAGCGCTCTTCATTCGCCAGGTGCCTGGCGGCATTGAAATTTTCGACCAGTGGCGCAACCACAAACCGAGCGCCCGCGTGATCCACTTTGGCCGTTCGGCGGCAGGAGCATCGAATCGCCCTGAGCTCTATTCGGTGGTCGAATGA
- a CDS encoding STY0301 family protein translates to MKPLALLALAIAATTMQPTAAAPLSCPQAAPSTWNLSVTRLDSVRVLSYPADQPPVDGGALPILAPIREWTRAGTLYQRWNINFDAPHYLFQVDCLYAGTERYLRMDLPGVKQCTAAIQQRTKIISFQCK, encoded by the coding sequence ATGAAGCCGCTCGCACTGCTGGCATTGGCTATCGCGGCCACGACGATGCAGCCAACTGCAGCAGCCCCTCTTTCTTGCCCGCAAGCAGCTCCATCGACCTGGAACCTGTCCGTCACCAGGCTCGACAGCGTGCGCGTGCTGTCCTATCCGGCGGATCAGCCTCCGGTGGATGGCGGAGCCTTGCCTATCCTGGCCCCGATCAGGGAGTGGACACGTGCCGGCACCTTGTATCAACGCTGGAATATCAATTTCGATGCTCCCCACTATCTGTTCCAAGTGGACTGCCTGTATGCCGGTACCGAACGCTACCTGCGCATGGATTTGCCTGGAGTCAAACAGTGCACCGCAGCCATTCAACAGCGAACAAAGATAATAAGTTTTCAGTGCAAATAG